A window from Ignavibacteriota bacterium encodes these proteins:
- the motA gene encoding flagellar motor stator protein MotA, producing the protein MFIIIGAIVVLASLIVGFSMAGGQLLVLLQPSEFVTIGGAAIGSLLISASLDDIKNIVGAIPKAISHKHHTKSENLSLLKALYDLFLLAQRDGLLAIEKHIENPNDSDVFKSDPKLLKNKTAITFLCDTLKVMLSGGVPPHEVEALMDIEIKTYKTETHPTYALLSKLGDAFPALGIVAAVLGIIVTMGSINAGAEAVGHHVAAALVGTFLGVLLSYGFVGPLATNIEHMIEGEVRYLETIKECVIAYAKGNPPIVAVEVGRRTINSHTRPSFSELENYLRGKSE; encoded by the coding sequence ATGTTTATAATTATTGGAGCTATAGTAGTATTAGCCAGCTTAATTGTTGGTTTCTCAATGGCTGGTGGTCAGCTTTTGGTTTTATTACAGCCTTCCGAATTTGTAACAATAGGCGGTGCAGCAATTGGAAGCTTATTAATTTCTGCTTCATTGGATGATATTAAAAATATAGTTGGTGCAATTCCCAAAGCAATTAGTCATAAACATCACACAAAATCAGAAAATTTATCTCTCTTAAAAGCACTTTATGATTTATTTTTATTGGCACAAAGAGACGGATTATTAGCAATTGAAAAACATATTGAAAACCCAAATGATAGTGATGTATTCAAATCTGATCCAAAATTATTGAAAAATAAAACTGCTATAACATTTCTTTGCGATACATTAAAAGTTATGCTTTCGGGCGGAGTTCCTCCTCATGAAGTTGAAGCATTAATGGATATAGAAATTAAAACTTACAAAACAGAAACACATCCAACTTATGCATTATTAAGTAAACTTGGTGATGCTTTTCCGGCATTAGGAATTGTTGCGGCAGTTCTTGGAATAATTGTAACCATGGGAAGTATCAATGCCGGCGCTGAAGCTGTTGGTCACCACGTTGCTGCTGCTTTAGTTGGAACTTTTTTAGGTGTATTATTATCTTATGGTTTTGTTGGCCCTTTGGCTACTAATATTGAACACATGATTGAAGGCGAAGTAAGATATTTGGAAACAATAAAGGAATGTGTAATAGCGTATGCAAAAGGAAATCCTCCGATAGTTGCAGTTGAAGTTGGACGAAGAACAATAAATTCACACACAAGACCATCATTTTCAGAGTTAGAAAATTATTTAAGAGGAAAATCTGAATAA
- a CDS encoding PAS domain S-box protein, whose translation MKNTLNYSYFDLDIISKFESFEEFPNTKPVILAGSNGLILFANNSARIKHKFKEGKNLFEFKSEPDLESLFTNLTKSRITSFSTDFVIKDDNNYYSGYLLNLEKVIIKNEDVFIIYIESQDNRTRITKKINSYNQALESVNVGVLLADKNANINYLSTSFEEFLHKNIEEVYSKNLAEVFKKHLSTQELIDLQFSIDHHQNWVKVISDISNDGDILYKEIRLNTVQDNIDKSISYIVTANDITEHIKQARLLKISEQKQKSIINNISDPILILRKEKNYLLFENANNSFYSNILLSKNEIKPESKVEEILSRELYNSINISITNLNNTNRVHSQFHFTSLNNKRYLGKITFTDDNSDHIKLYIISMTDITEQLEIERKLREAYKKEISLNKLKSTFLANMSHEIRTPLNAIVGYSDLLEDDVKAKNFESSTQMTTYLKEGVNRLLKLVDNIVEVSLLESGNEEIELTKIDLNSVINLNQDYWKEQAKIKSINFKFELTPVEIKIYANEEKLNRAINEIVDNAIKYSNENGEIIISTLNEESSGIIIVKDFGIGIDKNNLEKILQIFEQGEDVGYTRKYEGAGLGLSLANKLISYMKGELKIISELKKGTSVQLILPK comes from the coding sequence TTGAAAAATACTCTTAATTACTCTTATTTCGATTTAGATATAATAAGTAAATTTGAATCCTTTGAAGAATTTCCCAATACTAAACCGGTAATTTTAGCTGGCAGTAACGGATTGATTCTTTTTGCCAATAACTCCGCCCGAATCAAACACAAATTCAAAGAAGGAAAAAATTTATTTGAATTTAAATCTGAGCCGGATTTAGAATCACTTTTTACCAATCTTACAAAAAGTAGAATCACAAGTTTTTCAACAGATTTTGTGATTAAAGATGATAATAATTATTACAGCGGATATTTATTAAATCTTGAAAAAGTTATAATTAAGAATGAAGATGTTTTTATAATTTACATCGAATCTCAAGATAACAGAACTCGAATTACAAAAAAAATTAACTCTTATAATCAAGCACTTGAATCAGTAAACGTAGGAGTTTTACTTGCTGATAAAAATGCAAATATAAATTATTTATCAACATCTTTTGAAGAATTCCTACATAAAAATATTGAAGAAGTTTATAGCAAAAATTTAGCAGAAGTTTTCAAAAAACATTTATCCACTCAAGAATTGATTGATCTACAATTCTCAATTGACCATCATCAGAATTGGGTGAAAGTAATTTCGGATATTTCAAATGATGGTGATATTTTATATAAAGAAATTAGACTAAATACCGTTCAAGATAATATTGATAAATCGATAAGTTATATTGTTACTGCAAATGATATTACCGAACATATTAAACAAGCGAGATTATTAAAAATATCCGAACAAAAACAGAAATCAATTATTAACAATATCTCTGATCCAATTTTAATTTTAAGAAAAGAAAAAAATTATCTTCTATTCGAAAACGCAAATAATAGTTTTTATTCAAATATTCTTTTATCAAAAAATGAGATAAAGCCGGAATCAAAAGTTGAAGAAATATTATCAAGAGAATTGTATAATTCAATAAATATTTCGATAACAAATTTGAATAATACCAATCGTGTTCACTCTCAATTTCATTTTACTTCATTGAACAATAAAAGATATTTAGGAAAAATAACTTTTACGGATGATAATTCTGATCACATCAAACTTTATATTATAAGCATGACTGACATTACTGAACAGCTTGAAATTGAACGAAAACTTAGAGAGGCTTATAAAAAAGAAATCAGTTTGAATAAATTAAAATCTACATTTCTTGCAAATATGTCGCATGAAATTAGAACTCCATTAAATGCTATTGTAGGATATTCTGATTTACTTGAAGATGATGTAAAAGCCAAAAATTTTGAATCTTCAACACAAATGACAACATATTTAAAAGAAGGTGTTAATCGTTTGCTAAAATTGGTTGATAATATAGTTGAAGTTTCACTTTTAGAATCGGGAAATGAAGAAATTGAACTAACTAAAATTGATCTTAATTCAGTAATTAATTTAAATCAAGATTATTGGAAAGAACAAGCGAAAATTAAATCAATTAATTTTAAGTTTGAACTTACACCAGTTGAAATAAAAATTTATGCCAATGAAGAAAAACTTAACAGAGCAATAAATGAAATTGTTGACAATGCAATTAAATACAGTAATGAGAATGGAGAGATTATTATCTCAACTTTAAATGAAGAATCTAGCGGAATAATTATTGTAAAAGATTTTGGAATTGGAATTGATAAAAATAATCTGGAAAAAATATTGCAAATTTTTGAGCAAGGTGAAGACGTTGGATATACCAGAAAATATGAAGGTGCGGGTTTAGGCCTTTCACTTGCAAACAAATTAATATCATATATGAAAGGTGAATTAAAAATTATAAGTGAATTAAAAAAAGGAACTTCAGTACAACTTATTCTGC
- a CDS encoding OmpA family protein has protein sequence MADQGNDKPIIVKKIIAGGHGHHGGAWKVAYADFVTAMMALFIVLWILGQDQAVKENIAGYFNDPSGFGVGNGPSAIEGKGKQKMIPSPLTDLQKKEMEKERLESMGEELLDNLKNQDFKELIDQIDIEVTDEGLRIEIMESSNDAFFEVGTSTLSERAKSILSIIGKQMTQVNNKVVVEGHTDSRPFSNGLAGYSNYELSADRANSARRALIGSGLKSDQIDEIRGYADNRLRNLEDPNDVVNRRISIIVKYSQ, from the coding sequence ATGGCTGATCAAGGTAATGATAAACCCATTATTGTTAAGAAAATTATTGCAGGCGGACATGGACATCATGGCGGCGCATGGAAAGTAGCTTATGCAGATTTTGTGACGGCGATGATGGCTTTGTTTATCGTTCTTTGGATTCTTGGTCAAGACCAAGCTGTAAAAGAAAATATTGCAGGTTATTTTAATGATCCTAGCGGATTTGGAGTTGGGAACGGACCAAGTGCAATTGAAGGAAAGGGTAAACAAAAAATGATCCCTTCTCCTTTAACTGATTTGCAAAAAAAAGAAATGGAAAAAGAGCGACTTGAATCAATGGGTGAGGAGTTATTAGATAATCTCAAGAATCAAGACTTTAAAGAATTAATTGATCAAATTGATATTGAAGTTACTGACGAAGGTTTGCGAATAGAAATTATGGAATCCAGTAATGATGCTTTTTTCGAGGTTGGAACTTCAACATTGAGCGAAAGAGCAAAATCGATTCTTTCAATTATTGGAAAACAGATGACTCAAGTTAATAATAAAGTTGTTGTTGAAGGACACACAGATTCAAGACCATTTTCAAACGGGCTTGCTGGGTATTCAAATTATGAGCTTAGTGCCGATAGAGCAAATTCCGCAAGACGTGCATTGATTGGAAGTGGATTAAAATCAGATCAAATTGATGAAATTAGAGGTTATGCAGATAATAGATTAAGAAATTTAGAAGATCCGAATGATGTTGTAAATCGTAGAATAAGTATAATTGTAAAATACTCTCAATAA
- a CDS encoding response regulator — MNETNKILIVEDEEDSRFIYERLLTKNGYTIKSVNNGEEALEVINHFKPAIILADWTMPKLNGIELCNIVKSKEEYKLIYFILLTARTSLKDRVEGLDTGADDYLVKPIDNQELVARIRSGIRIHNLQNELKNTEHQKAVIELACTIGHRINNPLSSLKMSVDSLKDEIDSKKENVSDDFFVIDESLKRIQEFVKALQNLQSAEITDYALDNKMLKI, encoded by the coding sequence ATGAATGAAACAAATAAAATATTAATTGTTGAAGATGAAGAAGATTCACGATTTATTTATGAAAGACTTCTTACCAAAAACGGTTATACAATAAAAAGTGTTAATAATGGTGAAGAAGCTCTTGAAGTAATAAACCATTTCAAACCCGCAATTATTTTAGCTGATTGGACAATGCCTAAATTAAACGGAATAGAACTTTGCAATATTGTAAAAAGTAAAGAAGAATATAAATTAATTTATTTCATATTGCTTACGGCAAGAACTTCACTTAAAGACCGAGTTGAAGGTTTAGATACCGGTGCCGATGATTATTTAGTGAAACCGATTGACAATCAAGAATTGGTTGCAAGAATTAGATCAGGAATTAGAATACATAATTTGCAAAATGAATTAAAAAATACCGAACATCAAAAAGCTGTAATTGAATTAGCTTGCACAATTGGACATAGAATTAATAATCCTTTAAGCAGCCTTAAAATGTCGGTTGATTCCCTAAAAGATGAAATAGATTCAAAAAAAGAAAATGTAAGCGATGATTTTTTTGTAATTGATGAATCGCTGAAAAGAATTCAAGAATTTGTTAAGGCACTTCAAAATTTACAAAGCGCAGAAATTACTGACTATGCATTAGATAATAAAATGCTGAAAATTTAA